Within the Candidatus Glassbacteria bacterium genome, the region CAGAACCAGCAGCGTCAGCTCCAGGTGTTCACCCTTCCTGCGCTTAAGCCCGACCAGCAGCTTTTTAACCTGGTTTTCGAATATCGCGTTATTGAATACTTTTTCCAGGGCGATAAGGTAAATTACTCTGTTCAAAGACAATCGGCCCGTGGTGAAAGGTGGCAAGCGGCAAGTATTACACACACAGTCTTAGGTTGAGATGAATTCCTTGACAGCACGGCAAGTTTCCGCCACTTCCTCTTCGGTTATTTCGGCGCACAAGGGCAATGAAACCATCCGGTCCGCCGACTGCTCAGCCACGGGGAAATCCCCCCGGGAGTACCCTAGGGCCGAGAAAGCTTTCTGCAGATGCAGCGGGACCGGGTAATGGATAATCGCCTGGATTCCCTGTCCGGCGAGAAAATCTATCAACTCATCGCGGGCAGGGGACTCGACAACGAACACGTAAAAGACATGCCTCGAACCCGGCTGTTCGGCCGGCAGCTTTAATCCACTCCCTTCAAGCAATTCCCGGTACAGAGCGGCCCTTTTGCGGCGGGTTTCAGTCCATTTTTCCAGATGAGGCAGCTTGGCCCCCAGGACCGCGCCCGTGAAAGCATCCATCCTGTAATTGAATCCCACAAGCTCATGGCTGTATTTTTTGCTGGTTCCGTGGTTGCGCAACATCGCCATTTTTTCATGGAGACCCTTGTCATTTGTCACCACGCAGCCGGCGTCGCCCAACGCTCCCAGATTTTTACCGGGATAAAAACTGAACGCAGCCGCCTGCCCGAACGAACCCGCCCGCTTTCCATTAAGTTCCGCCCCATGGGCCTGGGCCGCGTCTTCGATTACGAGTAAATCATTTGACTCCGCAATCCGCTGAATGTCTTCCAGCGGAGCCATCGCGCCGTGGAGATGAACCGGGACCACGGCTCTGGTTTTCGAGGTTACCGCGCGCTCCAGCAGGGACGGTTCCATGAGATACGAATCCGGATCCACGTCCACGAACACCGGTTTCGCGCCGCAGTGGATGATTGCCTCCGCGGTGGCCGCGAACGTGTTAGGCACCGTGATCACTTCATCGCCCGGCCCGATACCGCAGGCATGCAAAGCCAGGTGCAGAGCGGTTGTCCCGTTCGAGGTGCCCAGACAGTGATTGACTCCCTGGTAAGAGGCGAACGCCTGCTCGAACTCGGCCACCTCCCTGCCGAGAATAAACCCGCTGCTTGCGATAATCCGCTCAAAAGCTGACAGGTATTCCTGTTTCAGTCTTTGATTCTGGCGGGAGAGATTCATGAATGGGATTTTCATCCGGCACCACGTCCTGCATGGTTATCGAGATTTTCCGGTACATCCTGGCGGTGAAAGCCGGCCGGCCGCTGCATTTTTTGGCACCGCGGGGCGCACGAGCGACCTCGGATCAGGAATGGCTTCAATTTAGATTCTCCGCCGATA harbors:
- a CDS encoding DegT/DnrJ/EryC1/StrS family aminotransferase, translating into MKIPFMNLSRQNQRLKQEYLSAFERIIASSGFILGREVAEFEQAFASYQGVNHCLGTSNGTTALHLALHACGIGPGDEVITVPNTFAATAEAIIHCGAKPVFVDVDPDSYLMEPSLLERAVTSKTRAVVPVHLHGAMAPLEDIQRIAESNDLLVIEDAAQAHGAELNGKRAGSFGQAAAFSFYPGKNLGALGDAGCVVTNDKGLHEKMAMLRNHGTSKKYSHELVGFNYRMDAFTGAVLGAKLPHLEKWTETRRKRAALYRELLEGSGLKLPAEQPGSRHVFYVFVVESPARDELIDFLAGQGIQAIIHYPVPLHLQKAFSALGYSRGDFPVAEQSADRMVSLPLCAEITEEEVAETCRAVKEFIST